One segment of Colius striatus isolate bColStr4 chromosome 11, bColStr4.1.hap1, whole genome shotgun sequence DNA contains the following:
- the PDK1 gene encoding pyruvate dehydrogenase (acetyl-transferring) kinase isozyme 1, mitochondrial isoform X2, giving the protein MHSTGSENACEKTSFMFLRQELPVRLANIMKEISLLPDNLLRTPSVQLVQSWYVQSLQEILDFKDKSSEDSGVIHSFTDTVIKIRNRHNDVIPTMAQGVIEYKESFGIDPVTSQNVQYFLDRFYMSRISIRMLLNQHSLLFGGKINPARPKHIGSIDPSCNVVEVIRDGYESAKRLCDLYYMSSPELILEELNAKSPGQPMQVVYVPSHLYHMVFELFKNAMRATMEHNADRCIYPPIHVHVALANEDLTVKMSDRGGGVPMRKIDRLFNYMYSTAPRPRVETSRATPLAGFGYGLPISRLYAQYFQGDLKLYSLEGYGTDAVIYIKALSTESIERLPVYNKAAWKHYKGNHEADDWCVPSSEPKDMTTFRST; this is encoded by the exons GCTCTGAAAATGCTTGCGAAAAGACTTCATTTATGTTTCTGCGACAAGAGTTGCCTGTGAGATTGGCAAACATAATGAAAGAAATAAGCCTGCTTCCAGACAACCTCCTAAGAACACCTTCAGTACAGCTGGTGCAGAGCTG GTATGTCCAAAGTCTTCAGGAGATCCTTGACTTTAAGGACAAAAGCTCAGAAGATTCAGGGGTTATTCATAG TTTTACAGATACGGTGATAAAAATCCGGAACCGTCACAATGATGTAATTCCTACGATGGCTCAAGGAGTAATAGAGTACAAGGAAAGCTTTGGCATTGATCCAGTGACCTCACAGAACGTGCAGTATTTTTTAGACCGCTTCTACATGAGTCGCATTTCAATTAGGATGCTTCTTAATCAACACT CTTTACTGTTTGGTGGGAAAATTAATCCAGCTCGTCCGAAACACATTGGAAGCATTGATCCTAGCTGCAATGTTGTTGAAGTTATTAGAG ATGGCTATGAAAGTGCCAAGAGACTGTGTGATTTATATTACATGAGCTCTCCAGAACTCATCCTTGAAGAGTTGAATG CTAAATCACCAGGACAGCCCATGCAAGTGGTGTATGTGCCATCACATCTCTATCACATGGTTTTCGAACTTTTCAAG AATGCAATGAGAGCCACCATGGAACACAATGCTGATCGATGCATTTATCCTCCAATTCATGTACACGTTGCATTGGCAAATGAGGATTTAACTGTAAAG atGAGTGATCGTGGTGGAGGTGTTCCTATGAGGAAAATTGATAGACTATTCAACTACATGTATTCAACAGCACCACGTCCACGTGTTGAGACGTCTCGAGCTACGCCTTTG GCTGGATTTGGTTATGGCTTACCCATATCACGTCTGTATGCACAGTACTTCCAAGGAGACCTGAAACTCTATTCCTTAGAAGGCTATGGTACAGATGCAGTTATTTACATAAAG GCCTTATCAACAGAATCAATTGAAAGACTCCCTGTATATAACAAAGCAGCCTGGAAACATTATAAAGGAAACCATGAGGCAGATGATTGGTGCGTGCCAAGCAGTGAGCCAAAGGACATGACCACTTTTCGCAGTACATAG
- the PDK1 gene encoding pyruvate dehydrogenase (acetyl-transferring) kinase isozyme 1, mitochondrial isoform X1 encodes MRLLRALLRCASPGSIPQQVDFYSRFSPSPLSMKQFLDFGSENACEKTSFMFLRQELPVRLANIMKEISLLPDNLLRTPSVQLVQSWYVQSLQEILDFKDKSSEDSGVIHSFTDTVIKIRNRHNDVIPTMAQGVIEYKESFGIDPVTSQNVQYFLDRFYMSRISIRMLLNQHSLLFGGKINPARPKHIGSIDPSCNVVEVIRDGYESAKRLCDLYYMSSPELILEELNAKSPGQPMQVVYVPSHLYHMVFELFKNAMRATMEHNADRCIYPPIHVHVALANEDLTVKMSDRGGGVPMRKIDRLFNYMYSTAPRPRVETSRATPLAGFGYGLPISRLYAQYFQGDLKLYSLEGYGTDAVIYIKALSTESIERLPVYNKAAWKHYKGNHEADDWCVPSSEPKDMTTFRST; translated from the exons GCTCTGAAAATGCTTGCGAAAAGACTTCATTTATGTTTCTGCGACAAGAGTTGCCTGTGAGATTGGCAAACATAATGAAAGAAATAAGCCTGCTTCCAGACAACCTCCTAAGAACACCTTCAGTACAGCTGGTGCAGAGCTG GTATGTCCAAAGTCTTCAGGAGATCCTTGACTTTAAGGACAAAAGCTCAGAAGATTCAGGGGTTATTCATAG TTTTACAGATACGGTGATAAAAATCCGGAACCGTCACAATGATGTAATTCCTACGATGGCTCAAGGAGTAATAGAGTACAAGGAAAGCTTTGGCATTGATCCAGTGACCTCACAGAACGTGCAGTATTTTTTAGACCGCTTCTACATGAGTCGCATTTCAATTAGGATGCTTCTTAATCAACACT CTTTACTGTTTGGTGGGAAAATTAATCCAGCTCGTCCGAAACACATTGGAAGCATTGATCCTAGCTGCAATGTTGTTGAAGTTATTAGAG ATGGCTATGAAAGTGCCAAGAGACTGTGTGATTTATATTACATGAGCTCTCCAGAACTCATCCTTGAAGAGTTGAATG CTAAATCACCAGGACAGCCCATGCAAGTGGTGTATGTGCCATCACATCTCTATCACATGGTTTTCGAACTTTTCAAG AATGCAATGAGAGCCACCATGGAACACAATGCTGATCGATGCATTTATCCTCCAATTCATGTACACGTTGCATTGGCAAATGAGGATTTAACTGTAAAG atGAGTGATCGTGGTGGAGGTGTTCCTATGAGGAAAATTGATAGACTATTCAACTACATGTATTCAACAGCACCACGTCCACGTGTTGAGACGTCTCGAGCTACGCCTTTG GCTGGATTTGGTTATGGCTTACCCATATCACGTCTGTATGCACAGTACTTCCAAGGAGACCTGAAACTCTATTCCTTAGAAGGCTATGGTACAGATGCAGTTATTTACATAAAG GCCTTATCAACAGAATCAATTGAAAGACTCCCTGTATATAACAAAGCAGCCTGGAAACATTATAAAGGAAACCATGAGGCAGATGATTGGTGCGTGCCAAGCAGTGAGCCAAAGGACATGACCACTTTTCGCAGTACATAG